The following is a genomic window from Gemmatimonadota bacterium.
GAAGGGTTGGTGTAAATTGAACGCAGCGCACGAGAACGAACAGCAGGCCAACCGGCTGGCCCACGAAACCAGCCCCTACCTGAGGCAGCACGCCCACAATCCCGTGGACTGGTATCCCTGGGGCGAAGAAGCCCTGGAGAAAGCCCGGTCCGAAGACAAACCCGTGATGCTGTCCATCGGCTACTCCGCGTGCCACTGGTGCCACGTCATGGCCCACGAGTCCTTCGAGAACGATGAGACGGCGGAGATCATGAACCGGCTCTTCGTCAACGTCAAGGTGGACCGGGAGGAACGGCCCGACCTGGACGAGATCTACATGAACGCCGTCACCGCCATGACGGGCAGCGGCGGCTGGCCCATGACCGTCTTCCTCACGCCTGGCCTGAAACCCTTCTACGGTGGCACCTATTTCCCCCCGGACGACCGGTACGGCCGGCCCGGGTTTCCTCGCATCCTGGAGGCCGTGGCTCAGTTCTACCGGGAACGCCGGTCCGACGCCGAGGAACAGGGCGAAAAGCTTAAATCTCGTCTCGTCGAGCTGGCCGGGTTCACCTCAAGCAACGAGACCCTGGAAACGGGGCTGCTCGACAAGGCCTTCACCGGGATCGCCGCGTCCTATGACGCCACCAACGGCGGTTTCGGCACGCAGCCCAAGTTCCCCCCGTCCATGACGCTGTCCTTCCTGCTGCGCGAGCACCTCCGGTCCGGGCGGCAGTCGGCTCTCGACATGGCCGTCCATTCCCTGTCGAAGATGGGCAACGGAGGCATCTACGACCACCTGGGCGGCGGATTCCATCGCTATTCCGTCGACGCGAAATGGCTGATCCCCCACTTCGAGAAGATGCTCTACGACAACGCGCTGCTCCTGCGGACCTATACCGAGGCGTTCCAGGCCACCGGAGAACCCCTGTTCCGCAAGGTCGTTTCGGAGACGGCGTCCTACGTGATCCGCGAGATGCTGCAGCCCGGCGGCGGCTTCTACGCGACCCAGGACGCGGACAGCGAGGGCGAGGAAGGCCGGTTCTTCGTATGGACGCCGGACGAGATCAAGGCGATCCTGGGGAATGAGCAGGGCCGCCTCTTCGCCCGGTACTACGGCGTGGAAGAAGGGGGCAACTTCGAACACGGGACCAGTGTCCTGCACGTGGACGTCGGCCTGGAACCGCTGGCCGCCCACCTGCGGGTGGCCCCGGAGGAACTGCGGACGATCGTGTCGGAAGGACGCCGGACCCTCTTCGATCACCGCGAGCAACGCGTGCATCCCGGCCGGGACGAGAAGATCATGACGGACTGGAACGGGTTGATGGCCGGCAGCCTGGCCCGCGCGAGCCGCGTCTTCGGCGAACCGGCCTGGCTCGACGCGGCGGCGGATTCGATGGGGTTCGTCCTGGACGCGCTGCACGAGGACGGACGGCTCATGCATACGTTCAAGGACGGCCGCGCACGGTTCAACGGCTACCTGGACGACTACGCCTTCACGGTTTCCGCGCTCCTCGACCTCTACGAGGCGACCTTCGACCCGGCCTGGTTCGTCCAAGCAGAGGCGCTCATGAATACAACGATCGAGCGGTTCTGGGATCCGGAGGACGGCGGGTTCTTCTTCACCAGCGACGACCACGAGACGCTCATCGTCCGGTCCAAGAATCCCTACGACAACGCCATTCCCTCGGGCAACGCGGTGAGCGTGCAGAACCTGCTCCGGCTGGCCGCGTTCACCGGCCGGAACGAATACCGGGACCGGGCCGGGCAGACCCTGTCGCTCTTCACGGATTACATGGGCGCGGCGCCCGGGGGCTTCGGCCAGTTACTGTGCGGACTCTCCTGGTATCTCGACAAGCCTG
Proteins encoded in this region:
- a CDS encoding thioredoxin domain-containing protein: MNAAHENEQQANRLAHETSPYLRQHAHNPVDWYPWGEEALEKARSEDKPVMLSIGYSACHWCHVMAHESFENDETAEIMNRLFVNVKVDREERPDLDEIYMNAVTAMTGSGGWPMTVFLTPGLKPFYGGTYFPPDDRYGRPGFPRILEAVAQFYRERRSDAEEQGEKLKSRLVELAGFTSSNETLETGLLDKAFTGIAASYDATNGGFGTQPKFPPSMTLSFLLREHLRSGRQSALDMAVHSLSKMGNGGIYDHLGGGFHRYSVDAKWLIPHFEKMLYDNALLLRTYTEAFQATGEPLFRKVVSETASYVIREMLQPGGGFYATQDADSEGEEGRFFVWTPDEIKAILGNEQGRLFARYYGVEEGGNFEHGTSVLHVDVGLEPLAAHLRVAPEELRTIVSEGRRTLFDHREQRVHPGRDEKIMTDWNGLMAGSLARASRVFGEPAWLDAAADSMGFVLDALHEDGRLMHTFKDGRARFNGYLDDYAFTVSALLDLYEATFDPAWFVQAEALMNTTIERFWDPEDGGFFFTSDDHETLIVRSKNPYDNAIPSGNAVSVQNLLRLAAFTGRNEYRDRAGQTLSLFTDYMGAAPGGFGQLLCGLSWYLDKPVEIALVGAREDAATRAMLDLIDGTFLPNKVVALHDPSGDDSRAGELIPLLANRPQIDGATTAYVCEQFVCQQPVTTVDGLAKLLSVNPQ